A stretch of the Aegilops tauschii subsp. strangulata cultivar AL8/78 chromosome 4, Aet v6.0, whole genome shotgun sequence genome encodes the following:
- the LOC109780229 gene encoding pentatricopeptide repeat-containing protein At2g37310: protein MRLPAWLTAVPPDPRVYGDLIQRCAEAGHLAAGRQLHARLATLSVIPSNFLASKLISLYSRTGRLHDARRVFDAIPQPNLFAWNAILIALSLHSPQPSAALRLFAASDVSPDEITVSALLKSLAASGPGLSPLVAGELHALAFLRGFGADLFVSNGLITAYANAGDMRSARAVFDQMPRKDVVSWNSLISAYASGGWYAECLELFHELVQACAGSGVRPNSVTVTSVLHACAQLKAVDFGAYVLRIANESGLDMDIAAWNSVVGFYAKCGRLHYARQLLERMPKKDAVSYSAMITGYMNNGHVDEAMDLFRQADAKGINTWNALISGLIQNGRQSDVLGLLHEMMGAGILPNTATLSIIMPSAPLFSTLLGAKQAHGYVIRNDYDQSNNVVSALIDAYSKAGFLDMARKVFELHENRSTIAWTSIISAVAAHGDVTEALDLFNQMVSAGTRPDTVTFTVVLTACAHAGKVTEAREFFHSMQAMFGISPVMEQYACMVSVLSRAGMLKDALDLVNKMPFEPNAKVWGALLNGAAAVGDVELGRFVFDRLFIIEPKNTGNYVVMANLYSNAGKWEEAEIIRSMLWGVGLEKVPGCSWN from the coding sequence ATGAGGCTACCGGCGTGGCTCACCGCCGTGCCGCCGGACCCCCGCGTGTACGGTGACCTCATCCAGCGCTGCGCGGAAGCCGGCCACCTCGCCGCCGGCAGGCAGCTCCACGCCCGCCTCGCCACCCTCTCCGTGATCCCCTCCAACTTCCTCGCCTCCAAGCTCATCTCACTCTACTCCAGAACCGGACGCCTGCACGACGCCCGCAGGGTGTTCGACGCCATCCCGCAGCCCAACCTCTTCGCCTGGAACGCCATCCTCATCGCGCTCTCCCTCCACTCGCCCCAACCCTCCgcggctcttcgcctcttcgcgGCCTCCGACGTGTCCCCCGACGAGATCACCGTCTCCGCGCTCCTCAAGTCCCTCGCCGCGTCCGGGCCGGGCCTGTCCCCTCTCGTCGCCGGGGAGCTCCACGCCCTCGCGTTCCTGCGCGGGTTTGGCGCGGACCTCTTCGTGTCCAACGGGCTCATCACCGCCTACGCGAATGCTGGGGACATGCGCTCCGCTCGCGCGGTGTTCGACCAAATGCCACGCAAGGACGTCGTGTCCTGGAACTCTCTTATATCAGCGTACGCCAGTGGAGGATGGTACGCAGAGTGCTTGGAGTTATTCCATGAGTTGGTGCAGGCTTGCGCTGGCAGTGGCGTTCGGCCAAACAGCGTCACGGTGACAAGTGTGCTGCATGCTTGTGCCCAGCTCAAGGCTGTTGATTTCGGGGCCTATGTCCTCCGAATTGCTAATGAGAGTGGGCTTGATATGGACATTGCAGCATGGAACTCAGTCGTGGGGTTTTACGCCAAATGTGGGCGGTTGCACTATGCACGACAGTTGCTTGAAAGGATGCCTAAGAAAGATGCGGTCAGTTACAGCGCCATGATTACTGGTTACATGAACAATGGGCATGTCGATGAGGCAATGGATCTTTTCCGTCAAGCAGATGCTAAAGGCATCAACACATGGAATGCGTTGATTTCTGGATTGATACAAAATGGACGCCAGTCTGATGTTCTTGGATTGCTTCATGAGATGATGGGTGCTGGGATACTGCCCAATACAGCTACTCTTTCAATCATCATGCCCTCAGCACCGTTGTTCTCAACCCTACTGGGAGCAAAGCAAGCTCATGGTTATGTGATAAGAAATGATTATGATCAGAGCAACAATGTTGTCAGTGCATTGATCGATGCTTACTCAAAGGCTGGATTTCTTGATATGGCCAGGAAGGTGTTTGAATTGCATGAGAATAGAAGCACAATTGCCTGGACATCGATCATTTCGGCTGTCGCAGCTCATGGAGATGTTACGGAGGCACTGGACCTGTTCAATCAGATGGTCAGTGCTGGCACTAGGCCTGATACTGTAACTTTCACTGTTGTGCTTACTGCATGTGCTCATGCGGGCAAGGTAACCGAAGCTCGTGAATTTTTTCACTCCATGCAAGCTATGTTTGGTATCAGTCCTGTGATGGAGCAGTATGCTTGCATGGTTTCTGTACTCAGCCGTGCTGGTATGCTTAAAGATGCACTTGACCTTGTAAACAAGATGCCTTTTGAGCCAAATGCAAAGGTCTGGGGTGCACTGCTTAATGGAGCAGCAGCAGTTGGTGATGTTGAGCTTGGTCGGTTTGTGTTTGATCGACTGTTCATAATAGAGCCTAAGAACACAGGTAACTATGTTGTGATGGCTAATCTGTACTCAAATGCTGGCAAATGGGAAGAAGCTGAAATCATAAGGAGCATGTTGTGGGGAGTTGGATTGGAGAAGGTTCCTGGGTGTAGCTGGAATTGA